A window from Festucalex cinctus isolate MCC-2025b chromosome 4, RoL_Fcin_1.0, whole genome shotgun sequence encodes these proteins:
- the galnt2 gene encoding polypeptide N-acetylgalactosaminyltransferase 2 isoform X1 — MRRKSRILLCFAVLWVLGIAYYFYSGTALGRKDDWDSSDSSGRNRAHNSDDKANSLEVLPPGKVRWQDFDQELYVGATVVRPGQDPYARNKFNQVESDKLRMDRAVPDTRHDHCRHKQWKSDLPASSVVITFHNEARSALLRTVVSVLKKSPTHLVKEIILVDDYSDNPEDGALLGKIEKVRVLRNDRREGLMRSRVRGADAATAPVLTFLDSHCECNDHWLEPLLERVAEDKTRVVSPIIDVINMDNFQYVGASADLKGGFDWNLVFKWDYMTLDQRRARQGNPIAPIKTPMIAGGLFVMDKDYFELLGKYDMMMDVWGGENLEISFRVWQCGGSLEIIPCSRVGHVFRKQHPYTFPGGSGTVFARNTRRAAEVWMDEFKNFYYAAVPSARNVPYGNIQSRLDMKKRLACKPFKWYLENVYPELRVPDHQDIAFGALQQGGNCLDTLGHFADGVVGVYECHNAGGNQVALPQQHTQEWALTKDKSVKHMDLCLTVVDRTAGSLIKLQGCRDNDSRQKWEQIESNSKLRHVGSNLCLDSRSARMGGLTVEVCSPNLSQQWKFTLNLQS, encoded by the exons gATGACTGGGACTCAAGTGACTCATCCGGACGAAACAGAGCTCACAACTCTGATGACAAGGCTAACAGTCTGGAAGTTCTGCCACCCG GTAAGGTCCGCTGGCAGGACTTCGACCAGGAACTGTATGTTGGCGCCACAGTGGTCCGACCAGGTCAGGACCCGTACGCCAGAAACAAGTTCAACCAGGTGGAGAGCGATAAGCTCCGTATGGACAGAGCTGTGCCAGATACCAGACATGACCA TTGCAGGCATAAGCAATGGAAGTCGGACCTGCCAGCTTCGAGTGTGGTCATCACATTCCACAATGAAGCCCGCTCCGCTCTGCTACGCACCGTTGTCAG CGTCTTGAAGAAAAGTCCAACTCACTTGGTCAAAGAGATCATCTTGGTTGATGACTACAGTGATAATC CGGAGGATGGAGCGCTGCTGGGCAAGATTGAGAAAGTCCGCGTGCTGAGAAACGACCGCAGAGAAG GACTGATGCGCTCGAGGGTTCGCGGTGCAGATGCTGCCACGGCGCCGGTCCTCACCTTCCTGGACTCCCACTGTGAGTGTAATGACCACTGGCTTGAGCCGCTCCTGGAGAGAGTAGCTGAG GATAAAACCCGAGTGGTTTCTCCCATTATTGATGTCATCAACATGGACAACTTCCAGTATGTGGGAGCCTCGGCTGATCTCAAAGGAG GTTTTGACTGGAATTTGGTGTTTAAGTGGGATTACATGACTCTGGACCAGAGACGAGCGAGACAAGGCAACCCTATCGCCCCTATAAA GACTCCGATGATAGCAGGAGGTCTATTTGTCATGGATAAGGACTACTTTGAGCTTTTGGGGAAATATGACATGATGATGGATGTTTGGGGAGGAGAAAATCTGG AGATCTCATTTCGTGTGTGGCAGTGCGGCGGAAGTCTGGAAATCATCCCGTGCAGCCGGGTTGGACACGTTTTCAGGAAGCAGCACCCCTATACCTTCCCTGGTGGCAGCGGCACCGTCTTTGCAAG GAACACCAGGAGAGCCGCTGAGGTGTGGATGGACGAGTTCAAGAACTTCTATTATGCCGCTGTTCCCTCAGCAAGAAATGTGCCGTATGGAAA CATCCAGAGTCGTTTGGATATGAAGAAGCGTTTAGCCTGCAAGCCCTTTAAATGGTACCTGGAGAATGTCTACCCTGAGCTGCG TGTCCCGGACCACCAGGACATCGCCTTCGGGGCCTTGCAGCAGGGAGGGAACTGCTTGGACACGCTCGGACATTTTGCCGACGGCGTGGTGGGCGTTTACGAGTGCCACAACGCTGGCGGAAACCAGGTAGCGTTACCGCAGCAACACACGCAG GAATGGGCCCTGACCAAGGATAAGTCAGTCAAACACATGGACTTGTGTCTGACAGTGGTGGACAGAACGGCCGGCTCGCTCATCAAACTGCAGGGCTGTCGAGACAATGACAGCAGACAG AAATGGGAGCAGATCGAGTCCAACTCGAAGCTTCGTCACGTGGGCAGTAACCTGTGTCTCGACAGCCGCAGTGCCCGCATGGGTGGGCTCACTGTGGAGGTGTGCAGCCCCAACCTGAGCCAGCAATGGAAGTTCACCCTCAATTTACAATCCTAG
- the galnt2 gene encoding polypeptide N-acetylgalactosaminyltransferase 2 isoform X2, protein MRRKSRILLCFAVLWVLGIAYYFYSGTALGRKDDWDSSDSSGRNRAHNSDDKANSLEVLPPGKVRWQDFDQELYVGATVVRPGQDPYARNKFNQVESDKLRMDRAVPDTRHDHCRHKQWKSDLPASSVVITFHNEARSALLRTVVSVLKKSPTHLVKEIILVDDYSDNPEDGALLGKIEKVRVLRNDRREGLMRSRVRGADAATAPVLTFLDSHCECNDHWLEPLLERVAEDKTRVVSPIIDVINMDNFQYVGASADLKGGFDWNLVFKWDYMTLDQRRARQGNPIAPIKTPMIAGGLFVMDKDYFELLGKYDMMMDVWGGENLEISFRVWQCGGSLEIIPCSRVGHVFRKQHPYTFPGGSGTVFARNTRRAAEVWMDEFKNFYYAAVPSARNVPYGNIQSRLDMKKRLACKPFKWYLENVYPELRVPDHQDIAFGALQQGGNCLDTLGHFADGVVGVYECHNAGGNQEWALTKDKSVKHMDLCLTVVDRTAGSLIKLQGCRDNDSRQKWEQIESNSKLRHVGSNLCLDSRSARMGGLTVEVCSPNLSQQWKFTLNLQS, encoded by the exons gATGACTGGGACTCAAGTGACTCATCCGGACGAAACAGAGCTCACAACTCTGATGACAAGGCTAACAGTCTGGAAGTTCTGCCACCCG GTAAGGTCCGCTGGCAGGACTTCGACCAGGAACTGTATGTTGGCGCCACAGTGGTCCGACCAGGTCAGGACCCGTACGCCAGAAACAAGTTCAACCAGGTGGAGAGCGATAAGCTCCGTATGGACAGAGCTGTGCCAGATACCAGACATGACCA TTGCAGGCATAAGCAATGGAAGTCGGACCTGCCAGCTTCGAGTGTGGTCATCACATTCCACAATGAAGCCCGCTCCGCTCTGCTACGCACCGTTGTCAG CGTCTTGAAGAAAAGTCCAACTCACTTGGTCAAAGAGATCATCTTGGTTGATGACTACAGTGATAATC CGGAGGATGGAGCGCTGCTGGGCAAGATTGAGAAAGTCCGCGTGCTGAGAAACGACCGCAGAGAAG GACTGATGCGCTCGAGGGTTCGCGGTGCAGATGCTGCCACGGCGCCGGTCCTCACCTTCCTGGACTCCCACTGTGAGTGTAATGACCACTGGCTTGAGCCGCTCCTGGAGAGAGTAGCTGAG GATAAAACCCGAGTGGTTTCTCCCATTATTGATGTCATCAACATGGACAACTTCCAGTATGTGGGAGCCTCGGCTGATCTCAAAGGAG GTTTTGACTGGAATTTGGTGTTTAAGTGGGATTACATGACTCTGGACCAGAGACGAGCGAGACAAGGCAACCCTATCGCCCCTATAAA GACTCCGATGATAGCAGGAGGTCTATTTGTCATGGATAAGGACTACTTTGAGCTTTTGGGGAAATATGACATGATGATGGATGTTTGGGGAGGAGAAAATCTGG AGATCTCATTTCGTGTGTGGCAGTGCGGCGGAAGTCTGGAAATCATCCCGTGCAGCCGGGTTGGACACGTTTTCAGGAAGCAGCACCCCTATACCTTCCCTGGTGGCAGCGGCACCGTCTTTGCAAG GAACACCAGGAGAGCCGCTGAGGTGTGGATGGACGAGTTCAAGAACTTCTATTATGCCGCTGTTCCCTCAGCAAGAAATGTGCCGTATGGAAA CATCCAGAGTCGTTTGGATATGAAGAAGCGTTTAGCCTGCAAGCCCTTTAAATGGTACCTGGAGAATGTCTACCCTGAGCTGCG TGTCCCGGACCACCAGGACATCGCCTTCGGGGCCTTGCAGCAGGGAGGGAACTGCTTGGACACGCTCGGACATTTTGCCGACGGCGTGGTGGGCGTTTACGAGTGCCACAACGCTGGCGGAAACCAG GAATGGGCCCTGACCAAGGATAAGTCAGTCAAACACATGGACTTGTGTCTGACAGTGGTGGACAGAACGGCCGGCTCGCTCATCAAACTGCAGGGCTGTCGAGACAATGACAGCAGACAG AAATGGGAGCAGATCGAGTCCAACTCGAAGCTTCGTCACGTGGGCAGTAACCTGTGTCTCGACAGCCGCAGTGCCCGCATGGGTGGGCTCACTGTGGAGGTGTGCAGCCCCAACCTGAGCCAGCAATGGAAGTTCACCCTCAATTTACAATCCTAG